The genomic region attccaaaaaagcaggtgctgacaggtgtgaaaattaccgaactatcagtttaaaaagtcactgttgcaaaataccaacacaaatcctttacagaagaatggaaaaactggtagaagtcaacctcggggaagatcagtttggattccggataaatgtaggaacacacaaggcaatactgaccctataacttctcttagaatataggttaaggaaaggcaaacctatgtttattacatttgtagacttacaggaagcttttgacaatgttgactggaatattctctctcaaattttaaaggtgatatgggtaaaatacagggaggaaaaggctatttaaagtttgtacagaaactagatagcagttataagacttGAGGAGCATTGgtgaagaagggagtaagacagggttgtagtctatccacaatgttattcaatctgtatatttagcaagcagtaatggaaacaaagaaaaatctggagtaggaattagaagtctggggagaagaaattaaaactttaaggtttgccaatgacattgtaactttgtcagagacaacaaaggaattggaagagcagttgaacagaatagacagtgtgttgaaagaaggatataagatgaaattcaacaaaagcaaatcaaggataatgtagtcgaattaaatctgttgATGTTGAGGGAagaaaatgagacacaaagtagatgagttttgctatttgggaagcaaaataattgatgatggcggaactagagaggatataaaatgtagactggcaatggcaagaaaagcatttctgaaaaagagaaatctgttaacatcgaatatagtgtcaggaagtcctttctgaaagtgtgtgtgtggagtgtaatcatgtatggaagtgaggcatggatgatgatgatgatgatgagcttagccaagatgagaatagaaacttttgaaatgtgatgcacagaagaatgttgaaggttagatgggtagatcacataactaatgagatactGAAAGAATTGAGGaccagagaaatttgtggcaagacatgactagaagaagggattgattggtaggatacattctgaggcatcaagacatcaccagtttagtactggacggatgcatgggggataaaaatcgttgagggagaccaagagatggatacagtaagcagacttggaaggatgtagactgctataattactttgagatgaagaggcttacaccagGCggaatagtgtggagagctgcatcaagattatattaggttagattagattcagttttagttccatagaccccaaaaatgagatgattctcatgggtgtggaacacatcagaaagtataacataaaacatttgattaTAGTTCTTACTAccatgatcatttgtcaggagtgtGTCGAAATAGGTAAACTGGAACAGCTCATATtcacagaattaacacgctgttagaatgaaacattgttatacactattaataaatttattatacacaaaatacttaatcttgactgttgtgcccaagtgctgtcaaaactgaaatctaacagatatttttacttaagctggcttaatagCCTCTGTTATGATATGCatctatggagtaggaggagttgcctgtCAattagtctttcaaactctgtttaaaccgtgctttatctgaaaccaagtttttaatggttgctggcaatttattgaaaatgtgtgtttctgaatatcagacccctttttggaccaaggtaagtgatcttAGGTCGTTATGTagattcttattcctagtattgatagtaTGTTTTGAGCtactggttggaaatagagatgtattacttgccactaatttcattaataaatatactgagaagcagtggttagaatacaaagttccttggacAGATTTGTACATGATGTTCTCAAATTTATGCCACAAATGATTATCATCACactcttttgcaccctaaaaacttttccagaaatttaacactgtcaaactCTCtggtctgcatgtcttcatatgttatacacatgccggcaggaaatctcttacaggttctgaactgcatataatgggtcttctcaaagtttaatgacagtgaattaactttaaaccacttattaatgtcagtgaaaatttgatgagCAATTATTTCTAAATCTGAACTTGACTTGCTACTTGTTGCAATgtgtgtatcatctgcaaacaaaacaaagttAGCATCTGgctatgtaacagatgagaggtcattaatgtatacaagacaaagaatggaaccttgaggaacaccacatgtaattaattcccagtcagatgaagacagaCTGCTTACTGCTCTGATATTTCACAATGTCACCCTATGTTTCCTGTTAGAtaggtaagactcaaaccatttcacagcatttccagtgacaccataatattctaattcacTATGAGAATACTGTGGTTCACACGGTcagaggcttttgacaggtcacagaaaatgccaatagcctataatttattatctaatgaattaagtacattctcattgTAAGTGTATATAGCTTTCTCTAGATCAGAcgccttaagaaatccaaactgtgacttggaaaaTATATTATTTGCATCATATGCTTATTCAgtcacttgaacacaaccttttcaaatatttttgagaaagccggcaaaagtaaaattggtcaatagtttgatggtatctctttatcgcctttcttgtaatgaggcttaacttcagcatatttttgccagtctggaaatgtaccactgattgattacacaaataacttaagatagaactcaacttgcATGAGCACTCATTAACTTTTGATATCTTATCAATGgactacttagattttaaggattttatgatggatgctacttctttgggagacacgagtgtcatttccatttcactgaagttatttttaGACACTGGTCTCATACACTCCATTGCCACTGTTCACCGAGCCTGATAACCCCACCCCAGCTGCCAGTAACAGAAaagaagtacttgtttaagaggtttgcactgaactgaagagcacaacaacaaaaatctgAATTAGGAAACAAAGATGAAGTTCATGTATTTATTACATATAgttatgttatatatatatattacagtttttacataccataaaaatatttagATTTAAACAAGTGACTAAAGGTTTGTGAATGCATACACACAATATTAACTAGCAAATCACACAGAGATGCACTTGGAAAAATGACTCAATACTTGAGCTTCTTTATAGAAAAATCCTTAAACATTGAACAACAACACTCTTGAGCAAATTATATGATGATTACAAAATAATGCAGTTTATAGGCTGCTGTTTGTCAACAGACTTTATTTCTCTACCAGCTGCTGCATCATTCACAATGTCTGTTACATTCTGAAAATCAGGAAATGCCATTGTTCGCAGCTTTGAGTAGATGAGCTGTCCATTCACAGAAACCTCAAATGAACCTGgaacaaagttttgtgaatttagtATGGTATATGTATACAGATTTACTCAACAAGACCATCAACATATGTCTCCACAAAAGTACCAGAAGAGTACATTAATGGAAGACAACAGATATCACCATATGAAACTCTGTACCTTGGTGATATTTTGTAGCGTATTTATAAAATTATCAATTCCATTCGACTAAAATTTCCAGGTGACCTACAGATGAACTGCAAGGAAGTGCATTGGTGTAGGTCACAGTAGCCCAAAGCCTAGGTTAGGTTGGAACTGATGGTGGGTGAGATGGGAGCTCTTCATAAATGTGGTACCATAAAAATAAACTCTGTTACAGTTAGTGAAGAGTTCAAGCAGTGATGTAGCAGACAGCAATCAGCTATTAAGTACATCTCATGTTTGTTGCATGTTATAACTTCCGCCCGATATAGTTTTCTGAATAATTATAGTTGAGCAGCCTTTTATACTAGTATTCTAGTCTTAATAAACAATGACTACTATCACTCAATGACCACCACCttccaatttttatttcaaataaacATACAACAAAATATCGTGATCCAATAGCTTTGTCAGTGAATATAACAAACCTGGAACAATCAACATATTTGTAGAACTTGATACACATATTCTTTTCTACTATTTTGTTACCTGTTGCTACTGTAttacaccattttttaaaaattcaattttATATGGCACCATGAACTGAAATCGGGTCACTTACAGTAGTCTGAAATCCAAAAATGGAATGAACAACATTTTCAGCAATTCATAAACTGCATTATCAGAATGATATTTACTGTAAAAGTGAATGTTTTATAATCTTGTGAGGTTAGATCCACTATTTTTTTCGAATACACACCACATTAGTGGTTATATTTCACTGAAAATGCTGTTCTTGGGTACCACATGAGTTAGATGCTACTTGTAAACATCTGGAAATCATCCTAATGCAAGATCCCCCTGTAATACTATAGACCCTACCTCCATACAAATTCAGTCCAACCACGAGTGAAGTAGTGTAGATGGTTACAGCACAACTGTACATTCCTCCCCACTTAAGACTAAAAATGCGAAGTTAACCCTTTCCTGTATCAACATAAGGAGTCAACACTTCACAATCCTCCCTAATTATTCTGTGTAGTGCTTTCACTAATGTAGTCCTTTGAAGCAGTTCTTGTAGCACTGTTGGATTCCTTTGGTGATGCAAACAGTCTACCTATGTGGCTCCAACTGGAATTTTGGGTAGCTAatctattttaaataaattttgggatGTCATTATGGTGCATGTATCGACCAATCacaacattaaacataaagaaatccTAATTTATGTAAAATTGAGAGCATGGCATGAACACAGATCATGCCTGGATTGCACCCTGGCACTGACCTATTAGCCTGGTGCACAACAGAAATTTTAAGTACCCTTTTTATAACTTTTAACTATTCATTCATTGTTGGGAAATTAACAACTTCCATTTGTAGTAACAAAAGTTTAATGATGCTTAGGTTCCCTCCAGCATTTAAAATGTTCAAGGTGGCTTCTTCACACCTTAAATGTTGGTGCATCCCTGGCATTCAGCATTCATCATTTCTCACACAACTGCCATATGGTGCAACCCGTAGCACTGTCTGTGTTCCAAGTGTGGGAACTAGTTCTTACACATTGCTATAACACTTTTATATTGCTTATTAACTGTTGTGTCCCAATACAACGTtaaaatttgcaaacaaaacatGGTCCAATACAAGAGAAACATCACAACTGCTATCCAGCAATTGGACAGTATCTCGCAAGTACAATCATCTTCCGTGGATACTGTCTCCTCCCCAGAAAATATGAGACCAATAATTTCTCATTGACTTGATTGCGAGTGGTGTGTATGTTATGAATGTAAGGCCCCTCTGCAAGGGGCAAATGTTGACCACTGAAAATTCAGGATATTAAACCCATCACCCTGATGAACAAGACTGAGGTACTGTTTCCCACTGAAAATGCAACAGTGCTTACCACTTCACCAGTTAGGAAGCCTGCTGCATCCCATCTCAGGAGAGAGCAAGCACAAAAGTGAACTGTCAGTAGTTTGAACATACAGTTAATAGTGATAGCCCTCTAGGAAATTACAGCAAGTGATAAGAAGGATCAGGTTGCACACTAAGTGTGTATGTCTGAGGTATCATTCAACATGTTGTTGAGACTGTTCAGGCAGCCTTGGAAACAACCATGTGTAACCAACTGCAGATTACGGCACACATTAAATGAATGATGCCTTTCATTTGAGCTCTATGATTGTTCTTGGATCACGTCAATTACTGGCGAAGCATGTCCAGAAAACCAACCTTGCTCGCAGAATTTCAACAAAGCCCACACTGTGCCATTGACTCCAGAGCCGATATAGCCATTTAGTTTGGAGGCAAGAGACCAAAGATTCTGCATACCAGGggattttagattaggtgactcttcaTCCATTCAGGTATGAATACCTGTAGGACATCCCTCCCCCCTCCTGACATTATATGCAAAGATGGGATTATTAAAGTTCTAGTGACCAACTACCAAAGCATGCACAAGAAAATACCCCAAGTTTGGAGCACTCCTTGTGGAGTTCAGatgatactaggtacagaaagctacctAAAACCAAAAATTGATAGAAGCTAGTAAATTTGAGGGGGTGGGGGATATAAGAGTACTGAAAGATATGCTAATGGGAAATGGATGTGGAATCTTCATCAAACCTGCACATGAGATTGTttgagcaagactcagtatcaagacTGGGCATTAACTTTATTTGGGTCCTTCTAATGATCACCATTTCCGTCAACCATCAGACTCATTTCCCAGGTGTAATCGAAAATGTTAAAGATAACCTCATCTTGCTAATACATATGTTCTGCAATCATGCTGTCATCTCTGGAAGAGTCTTTAATCATTGAACAATCAACTGGGGTAGTTACACTTTTGTAAGCGATGGGCATGTCGAAACACCTTATCAGTTACCTTGAGGCAATTGTAGCAATGTTGAGTATCAAAGTACACAGGGCaactaaaaaaagtaaaaacaattaCATCTTAAGTAAACTACATAAAAAGACATTACTGTCATTTTTCAAGGAAGAACCTGAAACATTTAGCTCTAGGCAGAGGGATGAAGTGAAACTGTAGCTCAAATTCATTAGAACAGTTGGGTAAGCAATGGATAGATATGTATATAACAGAACAGTTCATGACTAAAGGAACCCTCCATGGCATGCACTCTCAGTAGAGAAACAGTGAATATCGCACAATACATGTAAAGCAAAGCACAAAGGTATAGACATGGAGAGGCTGTCATATGTTAAGTCTGTTAGAACAAGCAAAGAACAGCTGCGCTATCAATAGTAGTAATCACTAGTGTGTAATAATAGTTAGTTGCAGTTTCCCGCCAGTGGATGGCACAAGAACTGAAATGGAGACTggaaaagcaaaaacagaaatgttGAAGTTTGCCTTCAAGTGTTCCATTACAGCAGAAGTTTAATTCTCGCATCATTCCAAAAGTGAATGAACGgacattagtgtcagtggtgttgagaaacagttgaaactgAACACGTTTCCTGGGCCTCACGGATTTTCAATCATTCTCATACAGAATCTGTGACTACATAAGAACCTTTTAACCATAATATAATGTACATCCCTTGAAGAAAAAAACTGTGCCCAATGGAAGAAAGCActgattacacatgtctacaaggaAAGCAGAAGTGATCGATAAAAATACCAATGTCACTGAAATTCAACTGTTGTGTAtccttataacatattctgagcttaaaaataatcaggaagtcatttctgaagataTCTGTGTATTTGCTGcactgtatagaagtgaaacatgggcgatatttCAGACAAAATGTACAGGGGCTTTCTGCAGGTAAATAGGAACTGCATTGAACCTAAGTTAACAGGATCCCAGACCACAGGCATATTGACATAAAGATATCGATCACTAACACATTGCGTTCTTGGGCTCTTGTTGTTAGATAATAATATAGCAAACGCATTGTATTATCTAGTCCTTCATTGTACACGAAGGTCTCGCATATCTTCTCGTGCTGTAAACAACCATACGCCAATACAAGAGTTAGGCGAACACCTGCTTCGGGCTCACGCTACATACACCTGCTGCTTTTGCTAGAGCGCACATCTTACACTCTAGGGTTTAGTTCAGATGAAAAGAAATGTCGCATGTTAAGAAGCAACAAAGTGTATAAAATAGTCTTACCTGTTCGCCCCTCCTTTCCTGTTATGTTCGCCGATGGTACAGATTCACGAATCTTGTCCGACAATTCTTGGAATTTTGGGAGATATCCACACCCACCACTGCAACACAAACACAATGCATCACGATCGGTATTTCTGTCCGTAAAAGTTAAAGTAACATTGTTTTCAACTGTTGTCATGCACGGTATATAACGTACCAGTATTCTACTTCTACTTCCACATTTATGTCCCCCATGCTAGTTAAAATaataagttttgttttctcttttatCCAATGTCAACTTAGTTCCCTAATTCGTTCAGCTGTCTACGATATTACAAACAGTCTAACTTCGCAAAACAAAAACACTGCATACTTGTAGTTGCTTGTTCGATAGTATCGTAGCAGCCCCTACACGCATTGAAAATTTCTGCGTGCTTTCTTCGAAACCTGCTTAGTAGCTAGTTTCCGCGTGTAAATACCGGTTCTATGAACAGCTGACTGGTATAACAGGGAGAAAACGAAAAACGCAGCTGTTTACAGCAGACAAGAGATTAGAATTCTAACATCCTTCATACCAGAGATGTGTGTAGATTGTCTGTGGCACTGAAGACACGCAATGACGCAAACGTAAACAAAAACATTCTACGTTTGTCGGCGAAGTTCGTCTGTTTTACTACACAAGTGCAAGCCTTAGCGATATCGATGCTTCGACGCTCTGCAAGGATTTTGGCAAAAACTGTTAAACCAAATGCGAGTACAACTGCAATAATGCAATTTTCCACAGACGCTCTTGAAGTTAGTCACGACAAGAGCGTCAAGGAATTCTTTATTACTTTGGGCAAAGGTACGTTCTAAGTCTGTAGATTCGGTAAATCACATTTAACCAAGGCTCAGACCaaacattcacacacatttgtaataaaatatatattgtCATGTAATACCTTTAGTGCAATACATGACCAAAAGTGTACGATCAACCCCTGTGTAAATTGGAATTAACGACTAGATTTAAAGAGAGGCTGACCTGCAAGAGTTAAagtaggcggggagtattgtgttgccacTGCCGGAACTGCAATCATCGAGACAGATTTGCAGCACACAGCAGGGCGGCTAAAGTGAAGCTACGGAATACACATCTGGTAGTGGAAAGCTATGAGTGTGGGACTCGACAATGACTCGTTTGTAGTGGCGCAGATGTGTAATAGTGGTGCGCGTCTCTACAAACGTTGGCGTCCAGCGCCAGCGTTCAGGACCGGCATTGTGCAGCTGCCACACTCTGAGGGAGAGCAGAGGCTGTGGGGGGCAGCTGCAACTGCCGACACTCTCACGTTACTCGTGTCTCTCTGCAGTATAATATGATATCAGACACTCTCACCATGTTGGGTTAATTGGAGAGGTAGAGAACGGAATGGCAGATGAAAGTAAGAACTATTGAACAGAAAGTAAAGTGTATCATAATGCAAGTTGCCGATAAGAATAgtgtacagaagactggaaaagaaaattgaggttcatTGAAATTAAGGAATGTGTGAATTATAGGGAAGTTAAAGGCACCACCACCAGTCAGTCAGTTCTGACGTCGCGCTTGATAATAGAAACAAGACTTCAGAATAACCGAAACATAATCAGAGGATTTCTAGACATAGAAACAGCTTTCATGAATGTAAAAGTGtgcaaaatttttgaaattctCGCGAAAATCGGTGTAAGctttagggaaagatgggtaatatactgtacacttctgatcaaaagtattcggacatacATAatgtacaaaacacttgttcaactgGTCTTGCACCCTTATCGGTTTACATTAGTGGAAGAGATTGGTAAGTTCAGTGACAAGCTTCGCATTTGGTCACAGGACGGTTTAGTCGGCACGGTAGCATTGCAGTGATCCTcgacaaactccagtggtagatgctacaagagagatgttgtgcatcactcagagatttgctattgaaactGTAAGAGAGTATGATTTGGGAAGAATTGGGTAATATGTTTCTCCCTCCCTTATATGTCCTGTGTAATGAGCATAaccagaaaatttgaaaaattagaaCTAACAGAGAGGTTTCTCAACAATTATTATTCCCTTGTGCCGTTTGCGAATAGACCAGGGAATGGAGGATCggatagtggtaccagaagcaccttccgccacacaccgtaaggtggcctgCATTGTTAGATGTAAATCTGCAAGGCAGAATTGACCACTACATCTCACAAGAGGTGGGccaaccagtataaaaggaggcagagagtattctgttttcagtagagaagcagtgacagcagaacagGGCAGTCGATAGAACTCAGTGACTTCAAATGGTGGCtagtcattggatgccacctgagtaaAAAATCCATTGGGGACACTTCAAtgtttctaaagctgtccaagtcaaGAGACAGTTATGTATTTgttaaatggaaatgcaaaggaacaaccacagctaaacaaatATGAGGCAGACCTTATACAATGATGGACAGGGGCAATCAAGCTTTGCCTGGGGTGGGGTgagtgattgtaaaaaaaaatgtatgaatcaatggaaggaatcacttgtgagttccaaagtgataccagcagtccagctaacacaacAACAGTGCGTAGGGTGTTAAAAAGAATGGGCTACAGTGTTTGACTTATACTGTGTGACAATGTGACGAAAGGGTTTGGGTGTGGCAAATGCATGGTGACCAGTACCTTCcagcatgtgtagtgtcaacagaagATGGGGTTACAGTATGTGGCTGTATCTCATGGTTAGGGTATGGTCCCCTTATAGCacttaaaaaaaaactataaatgtggaaggatatgaacacattttacagcattttgaacCATGTACAGTAGAGGTATAATTTTGAGataatgattgtatcagcatgacaatgctgttgttgttgttgttgtagtcttcagtcctgagactggtttgatgcagctctccatgctactctatcctgtgcaagcttcttcatctcccagtacatactgcagcctacatccttctgaatctgcttactgtattcatctcttggtctccctctaccatttttaccctccacgctgccctccaaaactaaattggtagtcccttgatgcctcagaacatgtcctaccaactgatcccttcttctagccaagttgtgccacaaactcctcttctccccaatcctattgaatacctcctcagtagttgtgtgatctacccatctaatcttcagcattcttctgtagcaccacattttgaaagcttttattcttttcttgtccaaagtatttatcatccatgtttcacttccttacttggctacactccatacaaatactttcagaaacaacttcctgacttttaaatctatactcgatgttaacaaatttctcttcttcagaaagaaacgctttccttgccattgccagtctacattttatatcctctctacttcgaccatcatcagttattttgctccccctaaatatcaaaactcatctactgcttcaattgtctcatttcctcatctagttCCCTCaatatcaactgatttaattcgactacattccattatcctcgttttgcttttgctgatgttcatcttatatcttcctttcaagacactgtccattcaattcaactgctcttccaagtcctttgctgtctctgacagaattacaatgtcatcgtcaaacctcagagtttttatttcttctccgtggattttaatacctactccga from Schistocerca gregaria isolate iqSchGreg1 chromosome 10, iqSchGreg1.2, whole genome shotgun sequence harbors:
- the LOC126293311 gene encoding migration and invasion enhancer 1, which gives rise to MGDINVEVEVEYCGGCGYLPKFQELSDKIRESVPSANITGKEGRTGSFEVSVNGQLIYSKLRTMAFPDFQNVTDIVNDAAAGREIKSVDKQQPINCIIL